In Sphingomonas sp. JUb134, the sequence GGCATGGGTAGTGCGTTCAGCGTTCATCTGCCTGTCTCCCGGCTCGTCGGCGGTTCAGCGCGACGGCGCCCGGGAAGTTCCGCCGCCGGCCGCAATGCGGCCAGCGGACGGTTCAGGCGGCGGCCGCCTCTTCCCCGACCCCTTCGATCAGCACCAGCACGTCGTCGATCAGCTTGGCCATGGCCAGCTGCGCCCGGTCCGCATCCCCCGCGACGATCGCCTCGTAGACGGCGGCATGGTCCGCAATGCTGGCGGAACGGCCCGCGATCCGGTTGGTGAAGCGGATCGACGTCCGCAGCGCCGTCGCCACCACGTCCCGGAACTGGATGTAGAAGGGATTCTCGGAAGCCCGCAGCACCGCCACGTGGAAGGCGATGTCGGCGTCCAGCGTCTCGTCGCGTCCCTGTTCGGCAGCGCGCATCCGCTCGAGCCCCGCGAGGATCGCGGCATGCTGTTCCGGCCCCGCACGCCGGGCCGCAAGCGCCGCCGCTGCCGGCTCGACCGCGACGCGCAGTTCGTTGAAGTGGCGCAGGAGGTTGATCGAGAGCTTGCGCTCCAGCAGCCAGCGCAGCACGTCCGTGTCGAACAGGTTCCAGGATTCCTGCGGCAGCACGAACGTGCCCTGCTTGGGGCGGGCGCCCAGCAGCCCCTTGGCCGCCAGCATCTTCACCGCCTCACGTGTCACCGAGCGGCTGACGCCATGCTCCCTGACGATATCCGCTTCATTCGGAAACGGCCGGTCGTTGTAGTAGCCGACGACGATCGCCCGTCCCAGCACCTCCTGAAGACCATAGGTAAGATTACGCCCTAACTCCTGCTGCACGTCGGCACACCCCTCCGGTGTTTGCAGGCGTTTTCCGCCCGCTTGCTTGTTGCGTACGCCTGCCCCTCGAACCCTTCAAGCCAATTATCGTACAATTGGCTTGCAGTGCCTCCCTCAGGCGCTACACATGCGGGGATGCCATTCGGAGAAGGTGGCCGCAAGATGAGGAGAGAGCGATGCGCCATGCGTGGATGTTGCTTGCGGCGGTGGCCGTGGCAGGCTTGACGGCCCATACAGCCCAGGCGGGCGAGGCAAAGCGCTCGACCTTCGGCCGGACAAGCGACGGCAAGCCGGTCCCGGCGGTCACGCTCACCAACAGCCACGGCGTCTCGGCGACGGTGATTGCCTGGGGCGCCAGCCTTCAGTCGCTCAAGATGCCGGACCGCGACGGCCGCATCGACGACGTCACGCTCGGCTATCCGGACATGGCCGGGTATCTCAAGCAGCCCGAGTTCTTCGGCGCCACGGTCGGCCGCGTCGCCAACCGCATCGCGCAGGGCCGCTTCACGCTCGATGGGAAGACCTATCAGACGCCGGTCAACGACGGCCCGAATGCATTGCACGGCGGCACGCGCGGGTTCGACAAGGTCGTGTGGGACGTGGTCTCGGTGAAGTCGGGCACGACGCCTTCGGTCACGCTGCGCTACGTCAGCCGCGACGGCGACCAGGGCTATCCCGGCACCCTCACCGTCGATGCGACCTATTCGCTCGACGACACCAACGCCCTCACCATCGACTATCGCGCCACCACCGATCGGCCGACCGTCGTGAACCTCTCCAACCACGCCTATTGGAATCTCTCGGGCGAGGGTTCGAGCGCGGGGGCGATGAACCACATCCTGGAGATCCCTGCCCAGCGCTTCACGCCGGTGGACGAGACGCTGATCCCGACCGGCGAGCTGCGCCCGGTCG encodes:
- a CDS encoding FadR/GntR family transcriptional regulator, which gives rise to MQQELGRNLTYGLQEVLGRAIVVGYYNDRPFPNEADIVREHGVSRSVTREAVKMLAAKGLLGARPKQGTFVLPQESWNLFDTDVLRWLLERKLSINLLRHFNELRVAVEPAAAALAARRAGPEQHAAILAGLERMRAAEQGRDETLDADIAFHVAVLRASENPFYIQFRDVVATALRTSIRFTNRIAGRSASIADHAAVYEAIVAGDADRAQLAMAKLIDDVLVLIEGVGEEAAAA
- a CDS encoding aldose epimerase family protein, with protein sequence MRHAWMLLAAVAVAGLTAHTAQAGEAKRSTFGRTSDGKPVPAVTLTNSHGVSATVIAWGASLQSLKMPDRDGRIDDVTLGYPDMAGYLKQPEFFGATVGRVANRIAQGRFTLDGKTYQTPVNDGPNALHGGTRGFDKVVWDVVSVKSGTTPSVTLRYVSRDGDQGYPGTLTVDATYSLDDTNALTIDYRATTDRPTVVNLSNHAYWNLSGEGSSAGAMNHILEIPAQRFTPVDETLIPTGELRPVAGTVFDFRTPHQIGERVRDARDIQMVYGRGYDHNWVIGDRVTPDQHLMARVHDPLSGRGFELWSNQPGLQFYSGNFINGTVTGKAQRIYRGGDALVLEPQLFPDTVNQPAFGSARLDPGQTYRNTMTYRFSTGQVTPPQQR